A region from the Planctomycetia bacterium genome encodes:
- the rplU gene encoding 50S ribosomal protein L21: MYAIIIDGGRQYKVEEGLELDLDYREASAGDEIVFDEVVAWSADGDIRIGTPNVLGAKVTGEVVSVTQGPKLVVQKFRRRKTTRRKNGHRQMHTRVKISKLSLLSAT, encoded by the coding sequence ATGTACGCGATCATCATTGACGGCGGGCGGCAATATAAAGTCGAAGAGGGGCTAGAGTTGGACCTCGACTATCGCGAGGCTTCGGCCGGCGATGAGATCGTGTTCGACGAGGTCGTGGCCTGGTCGGCCGACGGCGACATCCGCATCGGCACGCCCAACGTACTCGGCGCCAAGGTGACTGGCGAAGTCGTCAGCGTTACGCAAGGCCCGAAGCTGGTGGTCCAAAAGTTCCGCCGTCGCAAAACGACGCGCCGCAAGAACGGCCACCGCCAGATGCATACCCGCGTGAAAATCAGCAAGCTGTCGCTGCTTTCCGCAACTTAG
- a CDS encoding DUF1552 domain-containing protein, giving the protein MRDAVQEKAASMQENRSHRRAVGPGSVTRNAIPRRRFLQCAGVAMSLPFLDAMAPAFARAGSPGASPDGKRAPRRMLAICNNLGVLPEHFFPTDEGFDYQPSHYLTFLQEHRADFTVISGVSHPNVDGGHPSDISFLTAAPHPASSSFRNSISLDQHVAEHIGSHTRFPSLALAVNGSRSLSWTGTGVAIPPEQSASSVFGQLFLQGTKAEIEAKIREVDTGRSILDTVSQQAQALNRNMGAGDRDRLDQYFSSVRDLESRLQSARAWENRPKPVVDEPAPNDPTNSAQFIQKIEVMYRLARLAFQTDSVRAMTLMQNGVSTPAMQIQGATISDGYHNLSHHGKAVDKLAQLKVIDEWQMRTMAGLLTELKSVEEEGETLLDRTMVLYGSNLGDANAHSTTNMPILLAGGGFRHGQHLKFDTANNYPLPNLFVSMLERMNIESSTFATATGAMRGLEMRS; this is encoded by the coding sequence ATGCGTGACGCTGTTCAAGAGAAAGCCGCTAGCATGCAAGAGAATCGATCCCATCGCCGCGCTGTTGGTCCCGGCTCCGTAACGCGCAACGCCATTCCACGGCGGCGATTCTTGCAGTGCGCGGGCGTCGCGATGTCGCTGCCGTTTCTGGATGCCATGGCGCCAGCTTTTGCCCGGGCCGGTTCACCGGGGGCATCTCCGGATGGGAAGCGCGCGCCGCGACGCATGCTGGCCATTTGCAATAACCTGGGCGTGCTGCCCGAGCACTTCTTTCCGACCGATGAAGGCTTCGACTACCAGCCCTCGCATTATCTAACCTTCCTGCAAGAGCACCGGGCGGACTTCACCGTCATCAGCGGCGTGTCCCATCCCAACGTGGATGGAGGACACCCCTCGGATATCAGTTTTCTCACCGCAGCGCCGCATCCGGCCAGCAGTTCCTTCCGCAACTCCATTTCACTGGATCAGCACGTCGCGGAACACATTGGCTCTCATACCCGCTTTCCTTCACTCGCGCTGGCCGTGAACGGCAGTCGCAGTCTGTCCTGGACCGGAACCGGCGTGGCCATCCCCCCCGAACAAAGTGCGTCGAGCGTGTTTGGGCAATTGTTCCTCCAGGGGACCAAGGCCGAGATCGAAGCAAAAATTCGCGAAGTTGATACCGGCCGCAGCATTCTCGACACTGTGTCGCAACAGGCGCAAGCTCTCAATCGCAACATGGGCGCCGGCGATCGAGATCGTCTCGACCAGTACTTCAGCAGCGTTCGCGACTTGGAGAGCCGCCTGCAATCTGCGCGAGCGTGGGAAAACAGGCCCAAGCCGGTGGTTGACGAACCAGCACCGAACGACCCGACCAACTCCGCGCAATTCATTCAAAAGATTGAGGTGATGTACCGGCTCGCACGCCTGGCCTTTCAGACGGACTCGGTACGCGCGATGACGCTGATGCAAAATGGCGTTTCCACGCCGGCCATGCAGATCCAAGGCGCCACGATTAGCGATGGCTATCACAACCTCTCGCACCACGGCAAGGCCGTCGACAAACTGGCGCAGCTCAAGGTGATCGACGAGTGGCAGATGCGGACGATGGCCGGATTGCTCACGGAGCTGAAATCGGTCGAGGAAGAAGGCGAAACGCTACTGGATAGGACGATGGTGCTTTACGGTTCGAACCTCGGTGATGCCAACGCGCATTCCACGACCAACATGCCGATTTTGTTGGCCGGTGGAGGATTCCGGCACGGCCAGCATCTGAAGTTCGACACGGCGAACAACTATCCGCTGCCGAACCTGTTTGTCTCGATGCTCGAGCGCATGAACATTGAATCGAGTACGTTCGCCACGGCGACTGGCGCCATGCGCGGCCTGGAGATGAGGTCATGA
- a CDS encoding zinc ribbon domain-containing protein — translation MAKKVDRRVKYLSEHRIHQRAESGLLSGILFCARCGRRIEYQSKDQRYVCHRKDEASQTYVYDSGGTMAEADILPCLLDRAAAVAEQGAKRLDDLLVNATTMKRSAADQA, via the coding sequence ATGGCCAAAAAGGTCGACCGGCGGGTCAAGTACCTGTCGGAGCATCGGATTCACCAACGGGCCGAATCGGGGCTGCTGTCGGGAATTCTCTTCTGTGCTCGTTGCGGCCGGCGGATTGAATACCAGTCGAAGGACCAGCGGTACGTCTGTCACCGCAAAGATGAGGCGTCTCAAACCTATGTCTATGACAGCGGGGGGACGATGGCCGAGGCGGACATTCTGCCCTGTCTGTTGGACCGAGCGGCGGCCGTGGCTGAGCAGGGAGCCAAACGACTGGACGACCTGCTGGTGAACGCCACGACCATGAAACGATCAGCGGCCGATCAAGCCTAA